TATGCCGTTCCTTGAAACATGCTCCCTCACTTCCCAGTCAGTTCACCCAGGTGTATAGACAGGATGAATGTGATGCGATCGCAGATCTGTATTGCTGTATGGTCAGTAAGATCTCATCAGAGACTCAAGCCTTCCCACCCTCATCGCTGATCACCCAACGCTAGGATTGTGGCATGCTCTCGCCTTACCCATGCCAATATTGCCCCGTCAAACTCTCATCACGATTATGTTTATTCTTCGGCTCCAGGTTGCGCTTCTATCTACAGCACTCTCAATAGCAGCCGTCACAACCGCTTTCTCCCCCCCTAAGACCTGGGCAGCCCCAAAGTCCGATTCCTCCAAAGCCATCATTGACGAGGTTTGGCAAGTTATCAACGGTGATTATTTAGATACAACCTTCAATGATACAAATTGGCTTGCTGTTCGCAGCCAATACTTAAACCGCACCTATACGTCCAAAGAAGAAGTCTATGACGCAGTCCGCGAAATGCTGGACAAACTTGAGGATCCCTATACTCGCTTTTTGGACCCAAAGCAGTTTAAGAACATGCAAATTGATACGTCTGGTGAGCTGACTGGAGTGGGTGTACAAATCACCCAGGATGAAAAGACAAAAGACATCACCGTTATTGCTCCGATTGAAGGAAGTCCCGCATCCCAAGCAGGACTCTTAAACAAAGATGTGATCGTTCAAGTGGATGATACGAACATCAGAGGGATGGATTTGAATGAAGCGGTCAGCCTCATTCGAGGTCCCGTTAACTCCAACGTGACTCTCACCGTTTTACGGGGTCAGGAGCAGTTGAGTTTTAAGATCAAGCGGGCTCGCATTGAAATCCATCCTGTTCGATTTTCCACTCAAACGACCCCAGCAGGAACAGTTGGCTATATCCGCCTCAACCAATTTAGCAACAACGCCACTGCTGAAATGCGCAAAGCCATTCAAGAATTGGAAAAACAACGGGTGACCGGATTCGTTCTAGACCTGCGCTCAAATCCGGGTGGATTACTGTATTCCAGTGCTGAAATCGCCCGGATGTGGATGGGGGAAGGGACGATTGTGGCCACTGTGGATCGAAAAGGGGGCGAAGATAAACTCACTTCTGATAAAAACACCCTAACGGATAGGCCTCTTGTCATTCTGGTGGATGGAGGGTCTGCCAGTGCCAGTGAGATTTTGGCCGGGGCATTGCAAGATCATCAGCGCGCAATCTTGCTCGGAACTCAGACCTTTGGAAAAGGACTCGTTCAGTCTGTAATGCCTTTGGAGGATGACTCTGCTTTAGCCGTAACCGTTTCTAAATATATGACTCCCAATGGTCGAGATATTCATAAAAAAGGCATTGAGCCCGATATCGAAGTCAAACTCACCGACAAACAACGAGGCGACCTTTTTCAAAACCCAAGCAAACTAGGCACGGAATCGGATCCTCAATATGCAAAAGCGGTAGCCGAACTCAATAAACAAGTTGAAAAACATCGTTGGGAAAAGGTCACCGTTGCCACCCAGTATCTGTACTCATACCTAAAATCCTTAGTCATGAATTAACAACGTTGCGATCGCACATTCGGAATCGAGCGATACCCTTTTGATCGCGGGAAAAGGCCATGAAGATTACCCAATTCTAGGAGTAAATTCGTTTCGACGATCGCGACGAAGCCTAGCCCTATCTCAACGCGATGGTTAACCTCTGACTTAGCGCCGTGCTCTAGGGTATCAAGAGGAAATTAATGCGGGTCTCCACCACAGGCTCTTGCAGGTTAAACTAGGCCGATTTCTACTGCCCTGTCCCCGACTAGTGACGGATCAGCACAAAGATAGCAACCAAAAAGACAAAGTAGCCAAATCCTGTTTGTAGATCCTCATCATTGATAAAGCGGGTTAGATACGATCCCACCAGCGTGCCCAGACTCGCAGCCACCGTCAGAGACCCAACCAATGCCCAATCCACTGTGACTTGATGGATATACCCCAAAAAACCAGTCCCTGACTTGGCCGCGATAATGACTAGAGAGGTGCCAATCGCCTCTTTCATCGGAATCCCGCCGAACAGCACCAGAGCCGGGATGATTAAGAATCCTCCCCCCACTCCGACAAATCCGGTCAGAACGCCAACCCCTAGGCCCTCTAATGGAATAATCCACCCATAATGCTGGATGGATGATGCACCCTGCTCCTCGATTATGAGGGCAGCATCGACAATTTCTGTCTTGCTTTTTTGAATCATTAAAACACTGGCAATCACCATGACCACGCCAAAACAGATTAGCTGGATGGTCTCTGTGATCGAGGGCAGTGCCGTTAGACGTGCACCCAGATAGGCCCCCACCATTGCTGCTGGCGTAAAGACAAGAGCCATTTTGAGATTGACATTTCCCTGTAACCCATGGGGAATCGCACCCACCAGGCTCACTGTTCCCACAATGACGAGACTCATTGCGATCGCAACCTTAGCTCCCACTCCCATCACATAAACCAAAATAGGAACCGCCAAGATGGAACCGCCCCCACCAATCAGGCCCAAACTAAGACCAATACAAACGGCCAATACATGACCTATAACAGTGGTAAACATATCTGCCTAATTCGCTACTGGAAGCACGCCACAGTCCTCATTTACAGGCACTGTCTCCATCAATCATCTCGGCTTTGAGAAGATCTCGGAGATAGGTGGCCTATCGTTGTCACCAGATGTAATTGAATGGCTAAAGCAACAGATCCCAGATGATGTTCAAGCCTTTAAACTTTAACCCCTTCTAGCTCTTCGTCCGTTAGCTCATACAACGCACGGAGTTGATCTAGAGTATCCTGATCGGGGCTCCAAAAGCCGCGACCGTGAGCTTCTAGCATTCTGCCCACAATATTACGGAAGGCTTCAGGATTAGATTGGCGTAGTTTTTCAGCCATTTCTGGATCTAGGGCATAGGTCTCTGCAGCCTGGTCATAAACCCAACCTTCTTGGAAATCAGCCGTACCGCCCCAACCAATCAGGGCCGTCATTCGCTGGGAAATTTCATAGGCTCCGCCAGATCCTTGATCCGCCATCGCATCCGCCCATTTGGGATTAAGCAGCTTAGTTCGGTACTCCATCCGCAACAGCGAATCTAAATCCCGGGGAGTCGTGTCTTTAGAAAAACTTTCAACAAAGTTGGCTTTAACCTTACTGCCCCGCTGTTTTTCAGCCGCCAATTTCAGGCCACCTGTGTTGGCATAGTATTCCTGAATATCCGTCAGACCATATTCCACCGAGTCAATTTCTTGGACGATTTGCTCTGTACTTTTAAGCAGGGTTTGCAGGACTTCAGGACGGGCTTGGCCTTTATCATTTCGGCCATAGCTAAAGGCATTGCGATCGCTCCAGGTTTGCCCTAACTCATCGGAAGACTCCCAGTTGGAATCTGTGACTCGGTCGTTGACCAAGGAACCAAAATCTCCGGCAGGGTTAGAGAAGAGGCGAGCCGAGACATTCTCGACCCCCTGCTCTTTCAGGGCTAGGGCATGTTTGCGAATAAAGTTTTGCTCTGGGGGTTCGTCTGCTTCAGCCGCGCGTAAGAACAGGTCATCCAACAGCTCAATGATATTGACAAAGCTATCGCGGAAGATACCGGATAGATTTGCTAAGACATCCACGCGGGGATGGTCTAGCTGATCTAAGGGAGTGAGACCATAGCGAACAATCCGCCCTGTCCCTTCTTTGATGGGTTCTGCCCCGACGAGTTCCAAAAGAATGCCCAAGGATTCCCCTCGGGTCTTAATGGCATCTAATCCCCACAGCATCACCGCTACGGTTTCTGGGTAGGTGCCTTTGTCTTCTAGGTTTTGCTCCAATATCTTGCGGGCAATCTCCCGACCTCGCTCATAGGCAGCTGGAGAAGGCATCCGGTAGGGATCGAGGGCATGGATATTCCGGCCTGTAGGTAAAACACCAGGGCCATCCCGGAGTAGGTCACCGCCAGGGGCCGGGGGCACATATTCTCCGTTTAACCCCCGCAGAAGGTTGGTGAGTTCATCGCTAGTTTGAGCCAGTAGGCTACGGATTTGTAGCGCTTCTTCTAGCTTGGGAGTGCTGCCATTGAGTTCAAACCGTTGGCGGATCTGATCGGATGCTTCGCCCGTAGCAACGGCTGCGATCGCAGCTTCAGGCAACTCCTCCCCAAAGTAAGCCTCAAGGTAGCTCTCTAGCTTTTCAGCATCGGGGGATTCGCCCAATACATGCAGCCCCGAAGAGAATAACCGCGTTTCTAGCACTTGCAGATATTCGTATAGCTCCACTAAATAGTGGTTAAAGGCCTCGGCACTAAACATGCGAGCATTTTCAGGGGTGAATTCAATGCCTCCCCGTTTGGCTTCCTGGAACGGGCAGTCTGCATCAATGCCCGCATCAATAATTTTTTTACAGATGGCTTCCCGTAACACCGCATTTTTCTCAGGGTCTTCGCGATATTCCTGAATCAGATCTCGTAAGGCGGCTAGCTCTTTATACAGTTCCGCTCGACCATAGGGGGGGACGTTATGGGAGATCAAAACCCCATATCCTCGACGCTTGGCCAAGATCGACTCAGAGGGATTGTTGGCAGCGTAGATATAGAGGTTAGGAATATTCCCCAGCAGCACATCCGGCCAGGAATAGCCGGTATTCCCCAGGGGACTTCCCGGTAGCCATTCCACGGTGCCATGCATCCCAAAGTGGATTACCCCATCGGCCTGGAAGCCATTTTGTAGCCACTTATAAAAGGCTGCATATTGAGGATGGGGCGTCAGATCCCGCTCAAACATCAGACGCATGGGGTCGCCGGATAAGCCTAAGGGGGGCTGGACGCCAATCCAGACATTCCCCATTTGGATGCCGCCGACGCTGAATTCTTCACCATTGGTTTTAATCCCGGTGCCCGTCAGAGAGTTCCATTGCTTTTCAATGCGGTGGGTGAGCAAATACCCCAACCACCGTTCGAGCTGACGAACATTGACAGAGGTCGATCCATCATGGCCATTCATCTGGGCCGGATCGCCTAAGCCATTATCTGCTTCTCGCACCCAGTTGATAATTTCTTCACCATCCTCTGGCAGATCCCCCACGTTGTAGCCCTGGGCTTTGAGGGACCTAAGGAGACTCAGCAAAGATTTAGGAACATTTAAAAGGGCTGCGGTTCCCGTTGCCCCATACCCCGGTGGAAATCCATAGAGCAGAACAGCCAGCTTTCGCTCGGCCATAGGCTTCTGGCGCAGGGAAATCCACTGCTTTAGCCGTCCGGTCAATCGATCCACCCGTTCTGGCACGATGTAAATGTCATTGCCGACTAGCCCGCCGAGGGGAATCGTATCAATGGCCCCATCCAGTTCGGGCAGGGCATAAAGAACCACACTTTGCAGACCACCAATCCCCTGACGGGTCCAAGAATAAATATCCTGAATCAGCAGAGGAGCGGCTACAAGGTAAGGCACGTTCTTGGCGCTGAGAATCTGCTTGGCTACCGCTACTTGCCGTCCCGCTTCCATGGAGCCTGCAGGGCCGCCCACAAGAGGGAAGCCAATCGTCGAGACAATGGCATCTACTTCAGCCGCCTTCTCAGATAAGGATAAGATCTCCTTAGTGCCCTGCTGGCGTTGCGCCTGTTCATGGCGGGTGGTCATCAGATCTCGCACGGCCACATGGCCTTCCACCCCGTTAATGAAAATTGGCAAGGGAATTAGTCCCGCTTCCTCAAACTTGCGAATCATTTGAGGGATATAGGGTTGTTTGGTAATCACATGCTTGCGATACAGCAGAATTCCCACCACTGGGGGTTGGTCAAAATGGATGTGGCGGGTTGCTGACGTCGCCCCGGCCTTCCAGAGGAAGGGCAATCGATCGATGCGATACCAGTCTAGATAATCCTGAGGGGAATCAAAAAAGCCTTCATAGTCTGGATGGAGCAGGCCAATATTGGGGGTTTCGATGGGAGGGGGAATTTCAGCGTTGAGGGGTAAGTTCAGATATTTTTCGGCCAAGGTCCAACACATGGCGGCTACATTCTCAGGCCCCCCGGCATTCCAATAGCCGTAGATAATCAGCCAGTTACGGAGATCCTGAACCTTTTTGCCAGGGACATACTTGAGCAGCTTAGGTC
The Acaryochloris marina S15 genome window above contains:
- a CDS encoding S41 family peptidase yields the protein MFILRLQVALLSTALSIAAVTTAFSPPKTWAAPKSDSSKAIIDEVWQVINGDYLDTTFNDTNWLAVRSQYLNRTYTSKEEVYDAVREMLDKLEDPYTRFLDPKQFKNMQIDTSGELTGVGVQITQDEKTKDITVIAPIEGSPASQAGLLNKDVIVQVDDTNIRGMDLNEAVSLIRGPVNSNVTLTVLRGQEQLSFKIKRARIEIHPVRFSTQTTPAGTVGYIRLNQFSNNATAEMRKAIQELEKQRVTGFVLDLRSNPGGLLYSSAEIARMWMGEGTIVATVDRKGGEDKLTSDKNTLTDRPLVILVDGGSASASEILAGALQDHQRAILLGTQTFGKGLVQSVMPLEDDSALAVTVSKYMTPNGRDIHKKGIEPDIEVKLTDKQRGDLFQNPSKLGTESDPQYAKAVAELNKQVEKHRWEKVTVATQYLYSYLKSLVMN
- a CDS encoding sulfite exporter TauE/SafE family protein, with the protein product MFTTVIGHVLAVCIGLSLGLIGGGGSILAVPILVYVMGVGAKVAIAMSLVIVGTVSLVGAIPHGLQGNVNLKMALVFTPAAMVGAYLGARLTALPSITETIQLICFGVVMVIASVLMIQKSKTEIVDAALIIEEQGASSIQHYGWIIPLEGLGVGVLTGFVGVGGGFLIIPALVLFGGIPMKEAIGTSLVIIAAKSGTGFLGYIHQVTVDWALVGSLTVAASLGTLVGSYLTRFINDEDLQTGFGYFVFLVAIFVLIRH
- the bchH gene encoding magnesium chelatase subunit H produces the protein MARIVLIAGFESFNIDLYIRAAELAQARCPGLEVRIFSDRDINADPDAVTAALQGADVFFSSLVFDYDQVLWLQERVQDIPIRLVFESALELMSLTQLGKFVIGEKPKGMPKPVKFILDKFGSGKEEDKLAGYISFLKVGPKLLKYVPGKKVQDLRNWLIIYGYWNAGGPENVAAMCWTLAEKYLNLPLNAEIPPPIETPNIGLLHPDYEGFFDSPQDYLDWYRIDRLPFLWKAGATSATRHIHFDQPPVVGILLYRKHVITKQPYIPQMIRKFEEAGLIPLPIFINGVEGHVAVRDLMTTRHEQAQRQQGTKEILSLSEKAAEVDAIVSTIGFPLVGGPAGSMEAGRQVAVAKQILSAKNVPYLVAAPLLIQDIYSWTRQGIGGLQSVVLYALPELDGAIDTIPLGGLVGNDIYIVPERVDRLTGRLKQWISLRQKPMAERKLAVLLYGFPPGYGATGTAALLNVPKSLLSLLRSLKAQGYNVGDLPEDGEEIINWVREADNGLGDPAQMNGHDGSTSVNVRQLERWLGYLLTHRIEKQWNSLTGTGIKTNGEEFSVGGIQMGNVWIGVQPPLGLSGDPMRLMFERDLTPHPQYAAFYKWLQNGFQADGVIHFGMHGTVEWLPGSPLGNTGYSWPDVLLGNIPNLYIYAANNPSESILAKRRGYGVLISHNVPPYGRAELYKELAALRDLIQEYREDPEKNAVLREAICKKIIDAGIDADCPFQEAKRGGIEFTPENARMFSAEAFNHYLVELYEYLQVLETRLFSSGLHVLGESPDAEKLESYLEAYFGEELPEAAIAAVATGEASDQIRQRFELNGSTPKLEEALQIRSLLAQTSDELTNLLRGLNGEYVPPAPGGDLLRDGPGVLPTGRNIHALDPYRMPSPAAYERGREIARKILEQNLEDKGTYPETVAVMLWGLDAIKTRGESLGILLELVGAEPIKEGTGRIVRYGLTPLDQLDHPRVDVLANLSGIFRDSFVNIIELLDDLFLRAAEADEPPEQNFIRKHALALKEQGVENVSARLFSNPAGDFGSLVNDRVTDSNWESSDELGQTWSDRNAFSYGRNDKGQARPEVLQTLLKSTEQIVQEIDSVEYGLTDIQEYYANTGGLKLAAEKQRGSKVKANFVESFSKDTTPRDLDSLLRMEYRTKLLNPKWADAMADQGSGGAYEISQRMTALIGWGGTADFQEGWVYDQAAETYALDPEMAEKLRQSNPEAFRNIVGRMLEAHGRGFWSPDQDTLDQLRALYELTDEELEGVKV